One region of Zingiber officinale cultivar Zhangliang chromosome 7B, Zo_v1.1, whole genome shotgun sequence genomic DNA includes:
- the LOC122003677 gene encoding probable trehalose-phosphate phosphatase 6 isoform X2, translated as MTKQSLVMKDDIPVAVVSPEAISEAFPHLSYPPPHSPMAGPSYLKCKKHARRLDLATAGRGNSWIESMIILSPTHVKSSSSSPAGSSSMSAADNVEDYDSWVTHPSALSNFEEVMATAKGKQVVMFLDYDGTLSPIVLDPDCAFMSDEMREAVREVASHFPTAIVTGRCTEKVASFVKLSELYYAGSHGLDIKGPEEGAYHSKVKAHGVLCQPANEFLPIIDEVYKSLREIVKIIPGSRVENNKFCLSVHFRCVEEKKWSLLADLVKLVIMDYPKLKLSYGRKVLEIRPNIKWDKGKALEFLLESLGFDGHNNVFPLYIGDDCTDEDAFKVLCDREQGFGIIVSKIAKETKASFSLREPAEVLKFLHCLVEWRQLSEEGSEGTQGSATQYAIE; from the exons ATGACTAAACAGAGTCTAGTGATGAAGGATGACATACCTGTCGCAGTGGTCTCTCCGGAAGCCATCTCCGAAGCCTTCCCACATCTCTCCTACCCTCCTCCTCATTCCCCCATGGCTGGCCCCAGCTATCTCAAGTGCAAGAAGCATGCGAGACGCCTCGACCTTGCCACAGCGGGACGAGGCAATTCGTGGATCGAATCCATGATCATACTGTCCCCAACCCACGTCAAGTCATCGTCGTCTTCTCCGGCGGGCAGCTCATCCATGTCGGCCGCTGACAACGTCGAGGACTACGACAGCTGGGTG ACGCACCCTTCGGCGTTGAGCAACTTCGAGGAGGTGATGGCGACGGCCAAGGGGAAGCAGGTCGTAATGTTCTTGGACTACGACGGCACTCTGTCGCCCATCGTCCTCGATCCCGACTGCGCCTTTATGTCCGATGAG ATGAGAGAGGCAGTGAGAGAAGTGGCAAGTCATTTTCCCACAGCCATCGTGACTGGGAGGTGCACAGAAAAG GTAGCCAGCTTTGTGAAGCTATCAGAACTGTACTATGCTGGTAGCCATGGCTTGGACATAAAAGGTCCGGAGGAAGGGGCTTATCACTCCAAAGTCAAG GCACACGGTGTTCTGTGCCAACCGGCCAATGAGTTTCTTCCCATAATAGATGAG GTGTACAAGTCTTTGAGAGAGATAGTAAAGATCATCCCTGGCTCCAGAGTCGAAAACAATAAGTTTTGTCTCTCTGTTCACTTCAGATGTGTGGAGGAAAAG AAATGGAGTTTACTTGCTGACTTGGTGAAATTAGTGATCATGGACTACCCCAAACTGAAACTCTCCTATGGAAGAAAG GTTTTGGAGATTCGGCCGAATATTAAATGGGACAAGGGGAAGGCTCTCGAGTTCTTGTTAGAATCTCTTG GATTTGATGGCCATAATAATGTATTTCCATTATATATAGGAGATGATTGCACTGATGAAGATGCTTTCAAG gTTTTATGCGATAGAGAACAAGGCTTTGGCATTATTGTCTCTAAGATTGCAAAGGAAACAAAAGCCTCCTTTTCACTCAGAGAGCCAGCTGAG GTTCTCAAGTTCTTGCACTGCCTAGTGGAGTGGAGACAATTGTCTGAGGAAGGGAGTGAAGGAACTCAGGGGAGTGCAACTCAATATGCAATAGAATGA
- the LOC122003677 gene encoding probable trehalose-phosphate phosphatase 6 isoform X1 codes for MTKQSLVMKDDIPVAVVSPEAISEAFPHLSYPPPHSPMAGPSYLKCKKHARRLDLATAGRGNSWIESMIILSPTHVKSSSSSPAGSSSMSAADNVEDYDSWVKTHPSALSNFEEVMATAKGKQVVMFLDYDGTLSPIVLDPDCAFMSDEMREAVREVASHFPTAIVTGRCTEKVASFVKLSELYYAGSHGLDIKGPEEGAYHSKVKAHGVLCQPANEFLPIIDEVYKSLREIVKIIPGSRVENNKFCLSVHFRCVEEKKWSLLADLVKLVIMDYPKLKLSYGRKVLEIRPNIKWDKGKALEFLLESLGFDGHNNVFPLYIGDDCTDEDAFKVLCDREQGFGIIVSKIAKETKASFSLREPAEVLKFLHCLVEWRQLSEEGSEGTQGSATQYAIE; via the exons ATGACTAAACAGAGTCTAGTGATGAAGGATGACATACCTGTCGCAGTGGTCTCTCCGGAAGCCATCTCCGAAGCCTTCCCACATCTCTCCTACCCTCCTCCTCATTCCCCCATGGCTGGCCCCAGCTATCTCAAGTGCAAGAAGCATGCGAGACGCCTCGACCTTGCCACAGCGGGACGAGGCAATTCGTGGATCGAATCCATGATCATACTGTCCCCAACCCACGTCAAGTCATCGTCGTCTTCTCCGGCGGGCAGCTCATCCATGTCGGCCGCTGACAACGTCGAGGACTACGACAGCTGGGTG AAGACGCACCCTTCGGCGTTGAGCAACTTCGAGGAGGTGATGGCGACGGCCAAGGGGAAGCAGGTCGTAATGTTCTTGGACTACGACGGCACTCTGTCGCCCATCGTCCTCGATCCCGACTGCGCCTTTATGTCCGATGAG ATGAGAGAGGCAGTGAGAGAAGTGGCAAGTCATTTTCCCACAGCCATCGTGACTGGGAGGTGCACAGAAAAG GTAGCCAGCTTTGTGAAGCTATCAGAACTGTACTATGCTGGTAGCCATGGCTTGGACATAAAAGGTCCGGAGGAAGGGGCTTATCACTCCAAAGTCAAG GCACACGGTGTTCTGTGCCAACCGGCCAATGAGTTTCTTCCCATAATAGATGAG GTGTACAAGTCTTTGAGAGAGATAGTAAAGATCATCCCTGGCTCCAGAGTCGAAAACAATAAGTTTTGTCTCTCTGTTCACTTCAGATGTGTGGAGGAAAAG AAATGGAGTTTACTTGCTGACTTGGTGAAATTAGTGATCATGGACTACCCCAAACTGAAACTCTCCTATGGAAGAAAG GTTTTGGAGATTCGGCCGAATATTAAATGGGACAAGGGGAAGGCTCTCGAGTTCTTGTTAGAATCTCTTG GATTTGATGGCCATAATAATGTATTTCCATTATATATAGGAGATGATTGCACTGATGAAGATGCTTTCAAG gTTTTATGCGATAGAGAACAAGGCTTTGGCATTATTGTCTCTAAGATTGCAAAGGAAACAAAAGCCTCCTTTTCACTCAGAGAGCCAGCTGAG GTTCTCAAGTTCTTGCACTGCCTAGTGGAGTGGAGACAATTGTCTGAGGAAGGGAGTGAAGGAACTCAGGGGAGTGCAACTCAATATGCAATAGAATGA